CTGACCGTCGTCGACGCGGTGCGCAGGCACGGGTACGACGGCGCGGTGACGCTGATCGGCGACGAGGTACACCTGCCCTATGACCGCCCGCCGCTGTCCAAGCAGATCCTGGCGGGTTCCTGGGAACCGGAACGCCTTCGGCTGCGACAGCAGACGGATCTCGACGAACTCGACGTCGATCTCCGCCTCGGCGTCGCCGCGACCGGGCTCGACCCGGCCGCCCGACGGGTCGCCCTGTCCGACGGCGGCGAGGCGGACTACGACCGGCTGGTCATCGCCACGGGCGTGACGCCGCGGCGGCTGCCCGCGACGGAGGGCGTCCGGGGCGTGCACACGCTGCGCACTCTCGACGACGCGGTGGCGCTGCGGACCGCGCTGCGGCCCGACACCCGGCTGGTCGTCGTCGGAGCGGGATTCCTCGGTACCGAGATCGCGGCAGCGGCCCGCGGACACGGCGCACAGGTGTGCCTGCTGGAGCCCGCGCCGACGCCGCTGGCCGCCGTCGTCGGCACCGAGATCGGCGGCTTCGTCGCGCGGCTGCACCGCGACCAGGGCGTCGACCTGCGCACCGGGCCGACCGCCGCGGTGCGTGCCCTCCGCGTCGAGAACGGCGCGGTGACCGGCGTCCACACCGCCGACGGCGAGGTGCTGCCCGCCGACGTCGTCGCCGTGGCGATCGGCTCGCGGCCGTCGGTCGACTGGCTGACGGCCAGTGGTCTGCACTGTGCGGACGGTGTGCACTGCGACGCGACCTGCGCCGCGGCTCCGGGCGTGTTCGCGGCGGGCGACGTGGCCCGCTGGTTCAACCCGCGCTACGGCGTCGAGATGCGCGTCGAACATCGCACCAACGCCGCCGAGCAGGCCCGCCACGTCGCGGGCGCGCTGGTCGAGTCCGACCCGCTGCCCTTCAGCCCGGTGCCCTACTTCTGGTCCGACCAGTACGACGTGAAGATCCAGTCCCACGGGTTCCTGCACGGCCACGACGAGGTGCGCATCGTCTCCGGCTCTCCCGCCGACCGCCGGTTCATCGCGCTCTACCGCCGGGGCGGTCGACTCGCGGGCGTGCTGGGCGTCGGGGACTTTCGAGGGCTGCGCCGTTGGCGGTCCGTGTTGGACGCCGACCCCGAGTGGAACGACGCGCTGTCCGCCGAGTGAACCGTGCCGCGCCGACGTTCCAGGGGCCCGCGGATCGGCGGGGGCCCGCGTACGGGAACCGTCGACCGCCTCGGAGGGTCCGGCGATCGGGCCTGAAGTGTTCGCCGACCATGCCGGTCGGTGCCGTGCGGGCCCGTCCCGGCGCGCCAGGCGGAGTGCCGCACCGTGCAAGGCGCGGATCGCGGCAGCGGCGGGGACGAACCCTCGGCGATCCGACCACTTCGGAC
This genomic stretch from Actinoalloteichus hoggarensis harbors:
- a CDS encoding NAD(P)/FAD-dependent oxidoreductase; its protein translation is MTENGAAPRRIVVVGSSVAGLTVVDAVRRHGYDGAVTLIGDEVHLPYDRPPLSKQILAGSWEPERLRLRQQTDLDELDVDLRLGVAATGLDPAARRVALSDGGEADYDRLVIATGVTPRRLPATEGVRGVHTLRTLDDAVALRTALRPDTRLVVVGAGFLGTEIAAAARGHGAQVCLLEPAPTPLAAVVGTEIGGFVARLHRDQGVDLRTGPTAAVRALRVENGAVTGVHTADGEVLPADVVAVAIGSRPSVDWLTASGLHCADGVHCDATCAAAPGVFAAGDVARWFNPRYGVEMRVEHRTNAAEQARHVAGALVESDPLPFSPVPYFWSDQYDVKIQSHGFLHGHDEVRIVSGSPADRRFIALYRRGGRLAGVLGVGDFRGLRRWRSVLDADPEWNDALSAE